The DNA sequence TCGAAACCAAAGGTGAGGTCAATACTTCCCTGCGGTTGAATATTGATTTCATTTCCTCCAAAGAGGCGATCAATTAAGCTGGATTGGACATCCACGCCTGCCAGTGGATCATCGACACTGAGGCTACTTCCTCGATTGAATCCCCCAAGCTGATCGAAATATCGCTTCTGATCACGCTGGCGAGTGATTTCCATATACTCTTCGAAGGAGATATAAGTAGGTGGCCGGAAAAGCGTCTCTCCGATTCGCTCCGTAACGATATATTGCCCCGTAGCGGGATCGTACTCAATGGTCTGCTCCACGGCGGAAGGGTCACTCAGATCAAAAGGATTATTGGTAGGGTTCGTTATGAAATCTTCATAACGGTCCTGCAAGGGCGGCAGGGTATCCTGAACGCTAGCTTTGACGTAATTGATCTGGTATGGATCGTCTAATCCTGGATTATTACCCCAAGCACGAAGGCTACCAAAAATAGCCAGGGTAATAAAAATACTTGAGAGTAGAATTTGTCTAATCATTGTTTCTCACTGTTCGATTCTCTATCCCGATTGTTCATTCCTTAAACGAGCACTACCGCTCCTTGGGGTAGACGACTCAAAATTTAACACAGCAAAAGGTTTAGGGTACAAGAGCTTGCTCTAGTCAAGATGACAAATCTCGTAATGCCTGCTTGATGAGTTGTTCGGCACTATCCACCCCTGGCGATTCCCTAAGGATTCTATTGAGGGTACGTTGCACCTGTGGACGGGCAAAACCCAGCGCCACCAATGCAGATAACGCCTCTTCTCTGAGGGTATTGTCTTTGGGGGTACTAAGAATTACAGATTCGCCGCTATCTTTCAAAACTTTGTCTTTTAGATCAAGGATAATTCGCTTGGCCGTCTTAGGCCCTATCCCTTTTACGCCTTTAAAAGTATTGACATCTTCTCCTATGATGGCTGCTCGCAGTTCGTCCGGAGTTAGGCTAGACAAGGCGATCTGTGCCGTGGCGGGCCCAACCCCACTAACGGAGATCAGCAGGCGAAAAAAGTTGCGCTCAGTGTCTTCCGCAAAACCATAGAGGGTGTGGCCATCTTCTTTAATCTGCAAATGTGTCAAAATGCGGACTTGTTCGGCTTTCTCTATCTGTGCGTAAGTGTGCAGACTAATATTGATGTGATAACCAATACCTCCAGCCTCTACCACAATAAAGGTGGGATTTTTGAAGGTGATAGTACCTTTGACATATGTAATCATGGAAACGGGCTTAACCTAAGGAAGTAGTTTGTCTCATGAGCGCGATCAACCCAATTCGCCCTATGGAGCGAGATTGTGCCAAAAACTGGAGGGCAAAGGTAAGAAGAATCACAGGTATTAGCTTATTTTGGGGACAAAATAGCAGCTATGTACTTTAAGATTAGCTTACATGTTCTTTGTCTAATGGTGTTCAGTGCCTTCTTTTGGGGCTGTGGCGCAGAACAATCCACGGAGCATACTCCCCGGCTAGCCGCAAATTTCTACGTGCGCTATGTCGCTGAAAATCAAGAATTGCGTGGGCAAGCCTCTTTCTTTCAGGAAGACTCCACGACCCTTGCGTTCCCAGGCGGTGTGTCTTTCATGGGGAGTGGTACCCAAATGAAAGAACTCCCCAATGGACTCCTCAGATACGAAGGTAAAATGCGAGTACCTTACCAAAATCCTACTCGCTTCGCTTTTAAGCTTCCAGGGCTGGAGGCCCCAACAGAAATCAACCTTTCTATGGTCGGGATCGACCAATATTCCATCACCTCGGCCAGTAAATCCGAGGGACTCCGACTGATGGTAAACAACACATTAGCTGCTGACGAAAGTCTGTTATTGCTCTTTACCGACCCCAATGAGGAAGTACGCACAATCGTACGCCCAGGGCCTCTGGAGCGTACGGAGTTATTTATCCCTGCGGATGCCGTTGCCTTATTCACCCCGGGTGAATACCGCATTTATTTGGTTAAAAGTCGGCAAATCAAAGCACAAACAGAGGGTCTTGACTACGAAGCTTCTGTAGAATTCTACTCAACGGAAAAAGAGTTTGAGTTGAAGGATTAAGTCTCCTGCCTATCCTTTCCCCTCTTTATTTGAAACCCAACACCATGAAGCAATACTACTCATTGCTATTTATTCAATTTCTCCTATTATCCTTCTCTCCACCATTTTTTGCGCAGCAATTTTCAGAGATAAGTGAAGAATTAGGCATGATCCATCACTTTGACGACT is a window from the Lewinella sp. LCG006 genome containing:
- the ruvA gene encoding Holliday junction branch migration protein RuvA, encoding MITYVKGTITFKNPTFIVVEAGGIGYHINISLHTYAQIEKAEQVRILTHLQIKEDGHTLYGFAEDTERNFFRLLISVSGVGPATAQIALSSLTPDELRAAIIGEDVNTFKGVKGIGPKTAKRIILDLKDKVLKDSGESVILSTPKDNTLREEALSALVALGFARPQVQRTLNRILRESPGVDSAEQLIKQALRDLSS